One Citrus sinensis cultivar Valencia sweet orange chromosome 5, DVS_A1.0, whole genome shotgun sequence genomic window, GGTGTTATCGATTGAGATTggctctttttcattttgttaacAACAACTTCTGATTTCTTGAAATGATTTgagaataattgaaatagCTTATGAGATTTTTGTGGCTTCGATTCCAGTAGATGAAAGAGAAAAGCATGGGTTTTGTTGTGaattaaaatacaatgaaTAAAAGATTGCATCTATTGTTGTTCGGTGGATAATAACATGTTTCTATGACAACACTATTATCAAAgtgaaaactttaaaatttgtcTGGATATATAATCAATGAAGTATGCAATTACAAAATTGCCATTAGTGACTAACTATTTACGAAACATTATACTAACAGTAGGGGAGGAAACTGAAAATATAGCAATACTTTCTATTAAAGTGGAGATACACCAAACCTTCGAAGAGGAAAGTGGAAATTACCCGATATTTGCAGAGGCAAAGGTCAAGAAAAGATATTCATGTATAAAGTCGGGGACAATTGACTAAAACACCAATTTTAGTTAACTGAAACATCAGTTCGTGTTATCTATTTTCAtactttaagaaaagaaagtataaaaattatcCCACAAATCCACATCACTATTAACAACAACATCTCAATTGCATTTTAACTAATCCCATCACCATTAtaagcccaaaaaaaaaaaaaaaaaaacataagttGGGGAAAGTTGCAGTTGCCTGGCCCTTGGCTCTAATGCACTGGATGATCTCTAGGTCGTCGACGATATTCGCTAATGGCAGTCCATTCAGCTAGATTCGTCAAATGCGTCCCAGGTGTTATCGATTGAGATTggctctttttcattttgttaacAACAACTTCTGATTTCTTGAAATGATTTgagaataattgaaatagCTTATGAGATTTTTGTGGCTTCGATTCCAGTAGATGAAAGAGAAAAGTTTATGAGCTTTTTTGCAGCTTCGATTTCAGTAGATGAAAGAGAAAAGCATGACTTTTGTTGTGAGTTAAAATACAATGGATAAAAGATTGCATCTATTGTTATTCGGTGGATAATAACATGTTTCTGTGACAACACTattatcaaaatgaaaactttaaaatttgtcTGGATATATAATCTATGAAGTATGCAATTACAAAATTGCCATTAGTGACTAACTATATACGAAACACTATACTAACGGCAGGGGAGGAAACTGAAAATACAGCAATACTTCTATTAAAGTGGAGATACAACAAACCTTGAGGGAGTGAAGTGGAAATTACCCCCGACCGAAATGTTTTCTTCCGAACCAAGCACTAAGCTTATTGAAGTAATTTAGTGCTCGTTCAAATTCGTTCGCAGttgtttctcttcttcctccaCGCTGCGTTTAACATTCTCCAGAAATTGGAGATTAATCTTGCAACATGGTAAGCCCTGAACCCCAACTTCATCAATGAAATTCagttctaatttaaatttcatttcatttgagcttgctacaattattattttttcaggaAGTATTTAGAAGGGCAATTCTACATGCCGGTCCCCCGGAGAATTTCGCTCTTCAGACCGTCCAAGAGGTCATAAAGCCTCAggtaaatgaaaaaagaagaagaagaagaagaaatactTCTACAATTCTATCGATTAGGTTTCCTTTtgcataatatttatatatatttggtgAATTTAACTGAATTAACAGAAACAAACAAAGTTAGCGCAAGATGAGAATCAGTTATTGGAAAATATGCTTCGGACTTTGCTTCAGGAACTAGTGGTATGTTTTGTTACTTTTATCTATTGAACCGCCTTTGATGAGATTCAATATTTGTATTGATTTGTGTATTAGTTACAGTACTTGACAATGCCTTGAGAAAGAGCTTTTGGATATGGGTATATTTGAGATTGATGTTGCTGTGGAATGGAATTACTAGCTGGTTAAGTATAAGTGAGTGTGTGGGTGTTAACCAGACACTTTAGTTGCTTTACTTAGAAGCTATTCTTCAAAATGCACTTGGAGTGATTTTTTGGACTTGCAAAGCACTTTAAAAGGCTTTTAAAATACCTAAAAATGTTTTTGTCAATTTTAGCTGAAAACTACAGGATAGTTGTAAAAAGGGCTTTTGGCTATTTAAGAGTAGTTTTGGTGATCCCATAAGCTCTCCCAAGTATGCTTTTAGCTTGCTTACTGATATTTGGCATTTTGGTACAGTCATCTGCAGTGCAGTCGGGTGAGCCGATAATGCATTATGGCCAATCAATAGATGATGGGGAAACTAGCCAAGCTCAAATTCCGCGTCTTCTAGGTCTGTAAATGCTTTCACTTTTCTTTCGGAACATATTTGTTCTTTCCcatgaagaacaaagaagCACTGgaaaatttgtgaattttctGTGAGCTGTACTGTAAAATTATATGTCAAAGACAAGTTGATTACATACGTTTTTCGATATTTTCTGcagaaatcaattttattggttCTCATGTGGTTTATCTGATCAAACGTTTGAAATCTAGTGATTTATTGATTCCGGGAGCTATTTCaatttatacattttctacacaaatcttaactaaGTTAACATTACattcaagttttaaaattctatGGTCTCTCTTTcttactcttttttctttcctgGGTATTGGTTTTTAGACATTGTGCTGTATCTTTGTGAGAAAGAACATGTTGAGGGTGGTATGATATTTCAGCTCCTGGAAGATTTGACAGAAATGTCTACAATGAAAAATTGCAAAGATATTTTTGGTTATATAGAAAGTAAACAAGACATTTTAGGAAAGGTAcgtgttattttattattcctggtaattttcattcttgtATAACAGCTACTTCACCTGTATTCAACTCTATAGTGCAAGTCCTGCTTACCTCACCTTGTTTGATTTGGTTTGAAATTGGTCGTTGCATTTGATACAGTTAGAGCTGTTTGCTCGTGGAAAACTTGTGATGTTGAGAACTTGCAATCAACTTCTTCGTCGTTTGTCAAAGGTAGTGTTGTCAAACCTGAGTATCATCTTCCCTTTTTAAACTTCTAATAGGAAGGGGgaaaaaactataataatgTTTATTTGTCTTTCGCTTGTCTCCCTTGATAAAGTGGCATTGTGATCCCACAAGCTGGTAAAAGTTTTTTGACTGCTGACATAGTTTATTTGCATCTTGTTGCTTACACTCAAGTCTCAATGCACTTTTGACATTGTGAAATTTGAGAGGACATGTTTGCCCTAGCATTTGCTAGGAGGTGCTGCCCAGCTCTGtcactctttctttttaacttcCTTTTGATGTGAATTTAGCTTATGATTCAGTTCAAGTGTTTTCATATTCGTTATGctccaattttattatttgtaaaataattgaagaacataattgaaataagaatCCCTGCTTTTACATTACTTACTATTATATTCTTTCTGCTCTCTCTGTCTGTCTGTCTTTGTCTCTACTTTTGACCTTGGTCACCTCTCCGGCATACCGCTGCCACTTAAAAGTGGCGCTGAAGTTGCCATTGGTAGCATTTGTTGTAGAACTGAAGCTGCCACTTGTGTAGAGTGATCTAATATTGCAAATTTCTTTCTCTATCCACATATGTGCAAAACACAAGtccatataataataaaaagaagagttATTGTACTGAAATATACATATACGTAAGATGATAactgtagtttttttttccaattatgaccacagagagaagaaaatatgaataaaatgatTTGTTTACTGTTTTTGCGCTGAAGTTTTCTACTATCATTAGTTTGATAATAAACATAGAATGATGTTATTGACTTTTGAAATTCACAATAGGGTGAGCAAGATACTTACAGTAATGACATATTGAAGAATACTGGATACATAGCTTATGGGGAATAACGGCTTCAGAACGCTCTTTAAATAACCAAGAGTTGTGGAAAGTAATTGTAATTCAAAGTTTGTGAGTTCTCTTTTGTCTACTGTTCTCATATCTCTAGATGATTACAACATTGAAACTgtgaaagaacaaaaaatttccTTAGCTTTCTTCCAAAATTAAGAAAGGCATTTCCTTCGTTGAAAAGATTCATGAAGTCTATCTAGTTAATGACTTTGTGACCATTTAGAGGGAGGGATTGTGATGGCTGAAAGTTTTCAGTCGTGGTCCTTGCTATTTTCTATTATGGAATATGATtctaagaatttaaaattatacaacCTTCTAGTCGGAGCAGAATGTCAATAATGTTGCTGTAAACTAATGAAGAAGCCAAACTGCTATTTAGTTCTTTCTGTTAAACTAAGGTTGTATAGATATAATGATACCTTTTTTGGTGTTTgatagttttatatttttggaatatttaatatatttgttatttttgggTTCCTTTACGTGGTATTGCTTTTTGAACTATCACAGATAAATTTTGGGCGCTACTGTCTACTGCAATTCAGAATTATATAGCTATTTTAGTATGAACAATTAACTTAAGAATTTTTTGGTCGTGTCATTATGAATGCACTCTTTGTGCTAATGCATTTGAATTCAACTTTATAGGCAAATGATGTAGTGTTTTGCGGACGAATCCTCATGTTTCTGGCTCACTTTTTTCCACTGTCTGAGCGTTCAGGTACTTGTTTCTGTTCAATCCTAATCTTTTTGaactttgtgtttttttttttcatatttctctTGCTGGGGATTTGtgttattttgtctttttgattaattattgcaGCTGTGAACATAAAGGGAGTCTTTAATACGTCAAATGAGAccaaatatgaaaaagacCCACCTGATGGTAAACACAACTTCAGATTGCATTCACTTATTTAACTGTCTACAGGGACGGTCTCCTAGTGTTatggtttttcttttcaggcattcctgttgatttcaacTTCTATAAAACGTTTTGGAGTTTACAGGTAAATTACGCTTGGAACTGTggttaatgaaagaaaagagtGTTCCTATTATTAAATGTGGACAGTGTTGCTATTTATATTAACCTGCATTGTAATTTTATCGTGTTTCTGAGAAAAAATCATGTGATTCTTCcttgttataaataaatggtGGATGCAAGAGGAAGATTACTAGTGCTGCTAATACACATAATTTAAATGGTGAATGTGATCTGATGTTAAATTGTAAATGTGTCAGCTGTTTGGCTttagtgaaattttatttgttttcccCTTTATATGAATATGCATAGATCATGGTGGTTAATCTAAACGGTTGTCTTCGTGAATACTGAGGTTTCTGTCCGTTCGTGCATGTTATGTTAGCTTCTTGTTGATGTGTTCATCAGGTGGACTTATCATTTATAATGAATGACTGCGTTACATAGGTTTCTGGACGTAGccaatattaaaatcttcataataAGTGCATTTTACTCCACTATTATCATAATGTCTTTCAGTAGGAGGTATGTATGTCCACATTTTGTCTGTGATTGTATGTTTATTTTGGTCGAAACAGAAGCAGCATATCAAGTGTAggaaatgtaaataaaagaggGTAAGTTCAACAATTCTTTAAGCCCAAATGATGTTAGACCATAGCTGCCTCccaattaatcaaaataaagaagcaagACATGGTTGCCTGTGATTGTATGTTATGCACCATTCAGAACGATCGGGTTTTAATGCAGATGTTCAAACCTCAATCGGCattgtttcatttataaagCTTTTATGGAATACATAATATAGAAGAGGTTGTCATACAACAGCTAAATTTCTCCATGAATTTGGTTCTGAGTTTTCAGGAATACTTTTGTAACCCTGCTCTGACCCTTGCTCCAACAAAATGGCAGAAATTCACATCCAGTTTAATGGTATTCCTTTtatttgcaaattatttttgctgtTACTTAGTTTTGATGCAgcattatttctttaattattttatttttggtgacccagaaaatattacattttattttggcTGTTTTGTCCCTCAAATCCAATTGTTTTCTTGAAATGTGTAGGTTGTGTTGAACACTTTTGATGCTCAGCCTTTGAGTGATGAAGTGGgagatgcaaatgttttggaGGAAGAGGCAGCAACTTTCAATATAAAGTATCTTACCAGCAGTAAATTAATGGGTTTAGAGGTAAAAGATGTTGACAACTATTGAAAACAAATTGATATAGaatattttggtttatttgtttttcccCCTTGGCTGCAGTTGAAAGATCCGAGCTTTAGACGACATGTTCTTGTGCAGTGCCTCATATTGTTTGATTATCTAAAGGTAATGATTGCTGTGGCTCTAAATTTGAAACTTTATACATGCCTTCACCGCCTCATCTCTCTGTGGTAGTTGATTAAATGGTATTTAATTCgttttaatattctttcttttaattttattttcataggCCCCTGgaaaaaatgacaaagatTTGCCATCTGAAAgcatggtaattttttttttctttcctttctttctttccttttcctttctcaGAAAAAGGTCAAAATTTAATTGGGAAATACCTATTTTTGTGATGGTTAAAGTTTATTCTGTACACACATGCACCAGTGCACCATGTTGGCACATCCTTCATAAGATGGGCAATGCCAACTAGAGCATTCCTCAGATAGAGAGATATGCTCAGATTAGCTGCCTCTGAGTTCTGACAAATAGATGGCTGCATTTGATCAAGCATTACTtgtattgtta contains:
- the LOC102612813 gene encoding THO complex subunit 1 isoform X1 yields the protein MEVFRRAILHAGPPENFALQTVQEVIKPQKQTKLAQDENQLLENMLRTLLQELVSSAVQSGEPIMHYGQSIDDGETSQAQIPRLLDIVLYLCEKEHVEGGMIFQLLEDLTEMSTMKNCKDIFGYIESKQDILGKLELFARGKLVMLRTCNQLLRRLSKANDVVFCGRILMFLAHFFPLSERSAVNIKGVFNTSNETKYEKDPPDGIPVDFNFYKTFWSLQEYFCNPALTLAPTKWQKFTSSLMVVLNTFDAQPLSDEVGDANVLEEEAATFNIKYLTSSKLMGLELKDPSFRRHVLVQCLILFDYLKAPGKNDKDLPSESMKEEMKSCEERVKKLLEMTPPKGKDFLHSIEHILEREKNWVWWKRDGCPPFEKQSMEKKAVQDGPKKRRPRWRLGNKELSQLWKWADQNPNALTDPQRVRTPAITEYWKPLAEDMDPSAGIEAEYHHKNSRVYCWKGLRFSARQDLDGFSRFTDHGIEGVVPLELLPPHVRSRYEGKANDRSKRAKKEDSKVAPSQAEENQIAASASENDGEGIRADLEASATPVETDVTAGTGNISQSGTATPDEHQKQSSDTDMGQEAGQLDADAEADAGMMDGETDAEVDLEAVG
- the LOC102612813 gene encoding THO complex subunit 1 isoform X2, with translation MEVFRRAILHAGPPENFALQTVQEVIKPQKQTKLAQDENQLLENMLRTLLQELVSSAVQSGEPIMHYGQSIDDGETSQAQIPRLLDIVLYLCEKEHVEGGMIFQLLEDLTEMSTMKNCKDIFGYIESKQDILGKLELFARGKLVMLRTCNQLLRRLSKANDVVFCGRILMFLAHFFPLSERSAVNIKGVFNTSNETKYEKDPPDGIPVDFNFYKTFWSLQEYFCNPALTLAPTKWQKFTSSLMVVLNTFDAQPLSDEVGDANVLEEEAATFNIKYLTSSKLMGLELKDPSFRRHVLVQCLILFDYLKAPGKNDKDLPSESMKEEMKSCEERVKKLLEMTPPKGKDFLHSIEHILEREKNWVWWKRDGCPPFEKQSMEKKAVQDGPKKRPRWRLGNKELSQLWKWADQNPNALTDPQRVRTPAITEYWKPLAEDMDPSAGIEAEYHHKNSRVYCWKGLRFSARQDLDGFSRFTDHGIEGVVPLELLPPHVRSRYEGKANDRSKRAKKEDSKVAPSQAEENQIAASASENDGEGIRADLEASATPVETDVTAGTGNISQSGTATPDEHQKQSSDTDMGQEAGQLDADAEADAGMMDGETDAEVDLEAVG
- the LOC102612813 gene encoding THO complex subunit 1 isoform X3, whose product is MEVFRRAILHAGPPENFALQTVQEVIKPQKQTKLAQDENQLLENMLRTLLQELVSSAVQSGEPIMHYGQSIDDGETSQAQIPRLLDIVLYLCEKEHVEGGMIFQLLEDLTEMSTMKNCKDIFGYIESKQDILGKLELFARGKLVMLRTCNQLLRRLSKANDVVFCGRILMFLAHFFPLSERSAVNIKGVFNTSNETKYEKDPPDGIPVDFNFYKTFWSLQEYFCNPALTLAPTKWQKFTSSLMVVLNTFDAQPLSDEVGDANVLEEEAATFNIKYLTSSKLMGLELKDPSFRRHVLVQCLILFDYLKAPGKNDKDLPSESMKEEMKSCEERVKKLLEMTPPKGKDFLHSIEHILEREKNWVWWKRDGCPPFEKQSMEKKAVQDGPKKRRPRWRLGNKELSQLWKWADQNPNALTDPQRVRTPAITEYWKPLAEDMDPSAGIEAEYHHKNSRVYCWKGLRFSARQDLDGFSRFTDHGIEGVVPLELLPPHVRSRYEGKANDRSKRAKKEDSKVAPSQAEENQLGCFLSDCSICE